A part of Myxococcus landrumus genomic DNA contains:
- a CDS encoding DUF962 domain-containing protein — translation MSKPIQTYGEFWPFYLREHSLPVTRRFHFVGSCLGVATAVAAIVTGRSALIPVALVSAYGFAWFSHFFIERNKPASFKYPLWSFISDFRMAGLMAVGQLDGHMERAFANGAQGTGANSLSPAQLAQGEAQAQQAR, via the coding sequence ATGTCCAAGCCCATCCAGACCTATGGCGAGTTCTGGCCCTTCTACCTTCGCGAGCACTCGCTGCCGGTGACTCGGCGCTTCCACTTCGTGGGGAGCTGCCTGGGTGTGGCCACGGCCGTCGCGGCCATTGTCACGGGCCGCTCGGCGCTGATTCCCGTCGCCCTGGTCTCCGCCTATGGCTTCGCGTGGTTCAGCCACTTCTTCATCGAGCGCAACAAGCCCGCCAGCTTCAAGTATCCGCTGTGGTCGTTCATCTCGGACTTCCGCATGGCGGGGTTGATGGCCGTGGGGCAGCTCGATGGCCACATGGAGCGGGCCTTCGCGAATGGCGCGCAGGGCACCGGCGCCAACAGCCTGTCGCCCGCGCAGCTCGCGCAGGGCGAGGCCCAGGCTCAGCAGGCCCGGTAG
- a CDS encoding class I SAM-dependent methyltransferase, whose product MSEPVRDFYEGLAEEYHLLFANWAQTVERQGATLDALLRRSGAPPPRRVLDCACGIGTQALGLAGRGYVVHATDLSPSAVARAEREARVMGVHLTTGVADMRTLDVQVSGAFDVVVAFDNAIPHLLTDEDLDAAANAMVAKLVPGGLLALSVRDYDLLVAQQPRFTSERVLDAPEGRRILFQVWDWATDGRTYKVHQFILRPEGSGWQATEHTGVYRALQRVEVERALTRAGLVDTRWYAPEETGFYQPILTGRRL is encoded by the coding sequence ATGAGCGAGCCCGTGCGGGACTTCTACGAGGGGCTGGCGGAGGAGTACCACCTGCTCTTCGCCAACTGGGCGCAGACGGTGGAGCGACAGGGCGCCACGCTGGATGCCCTGCTGCGCCGCAGCGGCGCACCCCCACCTCGGCGTGTGTTGGATTGCGCGTGTGGCATCGGCACCCAGGCCCTGGGGCTCGCGGGCCGAGGCTACGTCGTCCACGCCACCGACCTGAGCCCCTCCGCCGTGGCTCGCGCCGAACGCGAGGCCCGGGTCATGGGCGTCCACCTCACCACGGGCGTCGCGGACATGCGGACCCTGGACGTCCAGGTGTCAGGCGCGTTCGACGTCGTGGTCGCCTTCGACAATGCCATCCCTCATCTGCTCACCGACGAGGACCTGGACGCCGCCGCGAACGCGATGGTCGCCAAGCTGGTGCCGGGGGGACTGCTGGCGCTGAGCGTGCGCGACTACGATTTGCTCGTGGCGCAGCAGCCGCGCTTCACCTCGGAGCGGGTGCTCGACGCGCCGGAGGGGCGGCGCATCCTGTTCCAGGTCTGGGATTGGGCCACGGACGGCAGGACGTACAAGGTCCACCAGTTCATCCTGCGCCCTGAAGGTTCAGGCTGGCAGGCCACCGAGCACACCGGCGTCTACCGGGCCCTCCAGCGCGTGGAGGTGGAGCGGGCGCTGACTCGCGCGGGCCTGGTGGACACGCGCTGGTACGCCCCCGAGGAGACGGGCTTCTATCAGCCCATCCTCACCGGGCGCCGGCTGTGA
- a CDS encoding ornithine cyclodeaminase family protein — protein sequence MRTLLLTRSDVSRNLHALLLLEDMREAFRSDALARTVAPHRVRAPLHAEGTAMVLFPGALPDVPAYTVKTHSKFPARTPAIQGVLHLNDRATGELLAVMDSGHLTAVRTGVVGALAVDVLARQDASRVALIGAGTQAVLQLKSLRLVRSLTHVRVFDTDAERAFAFSARMYKELDIPVRQAESVAEAVEDADIVITATWSREPFLFPGMVRPGTHITTLGADEPGKVEVSAELLSQSRVFCDHRGLALAGGAVGNVGLGEDAIHAELGEVIAGRKPGRRSDDEVTVFTSVGLPFQDLAAAWHVYQGAQGDDAISGLDFGG from the coding sequence ATGCGCACCCTTCTGTTGACCCGCTCCGATGTGTCTCGCAACCTCCATGCGCTCCTCTTGCTGGAGGACATGCGGGAGGCCTTCCGTTCCGACGCCCTTGCGCGCACGGTGGCACCGCATCGCGTCCGCGCGCCCCTGCACGCGGAGGGCACCGCCATGGTGCTCTTCCCTGGAGCGCTGCCGGATGTTCCCGCGTACACGGTGAAGACGCACTCGAAGTTCCCCGCGAGGACACCGGCCATCCAGGGCGTGCTGCACCTGAACGACAGGGCCACCGGGGAGCTGCTCGCGGTGATGGACTCCGGACACCTGACGGCGGTGCGCACGGGCGTGGTGGGCGCGCTGGCCGTGGACGTGCTGGCGCGTCAGGACGCCAGCCGGGTGGCGCTCATCGGCGCGGGGACGCAGGCGGTGCTACAGCTCAAGTCCCTGCGGCTGGTGCGCTCGCTGACCCACGTGCGGGTGTTCGACACGGATGCGGAGCGGGCCTTTGCCTTCTCCGCGCGCATGTACAAGGAGCTCGACATCCCGGTGCGCCAGGCGGAGTCCGTGGCGGAGGCGGTGGAGGACGCGGACATCGTCATCACCGCGACGTGGAGCCGCGAGCCCTTCCTGTTCCCGGGCATGGTGCGGCCCGGGACGCACATCACCACGCTGGGCGCGGACGAGCCGGGCAAGGTGGAGGTCTCCGCGGAGCTCTTGAGCCAGTCGCGTGTCTTCTGCGACCACCGGGGCCTGGCCCTCGCGGGTGGGGCCGTGGGCAACGTGGGGCTGGGCGAGGACGCCATCCACGCGGAGCTGGGCGAGGTGATTGCCGGCAGGAAGCCCGGGCGACGCTCCGACGACGAGGTGACGGTGTTCACCTCCGTGGGGCTGCCCTTCCAGGACCTGGCGGCGGCGTGGCACGTGTACCAGGGAGCGCAAGGGGACGACGCCATCAGCGGCCTGGACTTCGGCGGCTGA
- a CDS encoding YebC/PmpR family DNA-binding transcriptional regulator, producing the protein MGRIFETRKATMMARWNKMAKVFTRISKDIAIAVKSGGPSPDTNSTLRRVLQNARAANMPKDKVEAAIKRASGKDTTQYDIVLYEGYAPHGIALIVETATDNVVRTVANVRACFNKHSGNLGSTGSVAYMFKHMGVFRLNPEGISPDELELELIDHGLEEMGEGTGEKGEKQLIIRCAFADFGKLQHAIEEKGLTPVSADSEYIAENLIELPEEKATEVLELVDMLEQDDDVQRVFHNLG; encoded by the coding sequence ATGGGACGCATTTTCGAGACACGCAAGGCCACGATGATGGCCCGCTGGAACAAGATGGCGAAGGTGTTCACGCGCATCAGCAAGGACATCGCCATCGCGGTGAAGTCCGGCGGGCCCAGCCCCGACACGAACTCCACGCTGCGCCGAGTGCTCCAGAACGCCCGCGCCGCGAACATGCCGAAGGACAAGGTCGAGGCCGCCATCAAGCGCGCCAGCGGCAAGGACACCACCCAGTACGACATCGTCCTGTACGAGGGTTACGCGCCGCACGGCATCGCGTTGATTGTGGAGACGGCCACGGACAACGTGGTGCGCACCGTGGCGAACGTGCGTGCGTGCTTCAACAAGCACTCCGGCAACCTGGGCAGCACCGGCAGCGTCGCGTACATGTTCAAGCACATGGGTGTCTTCCGGCTCAACCCGGAGGGCATCTCCCCGGATGAGCTGGAGCTGGAGCTCATCGACCACGGCCTCGAGGAGATGGGCGAGGGCACGGGCGAGAAGGGTGAGAAGCAGCTCATCATCCGCTGTGCGTTCGCCGACTTCGGCAAGCTCCAGCACGCCATCGAGGAGAAGGGCCTGACGCCCGTCTCCGCCGACTCCGAGTACATCGCGGAGAACCTCATCGAGCTGCCCGAGGAGAAGGCCACCGAGGTGCTCGAGCTGGTCGACATGCTGGAGCAGGACGACGACGTCCAGCGCGTGTTCCACAACCTCGGTTGA
- a CDS encoding acyl-CoA thioesterase, with protein MADLSPKDFPVSVPFTLHWSEMDAFGHANNARTFTWFESARIPYLSRVGLTGPSGSGDARAPGGIGPILKATQAEYLRPVVFPARLVTCARTSRIGNSSMTLEHAVFGEEDGVLYSKGTAVIVALNYVTHETVPMPAHVRAAIEALEGRTFGT; from the coding sequence ATGGCGGACCTCTCCCCCAAGGATTTCCCCGTGAGCGTCCCGTTCACTCTGCACTGGAGTGAAATGGATGCGTTCGGCCATGCGAACAACGCCCGGACCTTCACGTGGTTCGAGTCGGCTCGCATCCCCTACCTCTCGCGCGTCGGCCTGACGGGCCCCTCTGGCTCGGGAGACGCCCGCGCCCCCGGCGGCATCGGCCCCATCCTCAAGGCCACGCAGGCCGAGTACCTCCGCCCCGTCGTCTTCCCGGCCCGGCTGGTGACCTGCGCGCGGACCTCACGCATCGGAAACTCGTCCATGACGCTGGAGCACGCCGTGTTCGGCGAGGAGGACGGAGTGCTCTACTCGAAGGGCACCGCCGTCATCGTTGCGCTCAACTACGTCACTCACGAGACAGTCCCCATGCCCGCCCATGTGCGGGCCGCCATCGAAGCGCTAGAGGGACGCACCTTCGGGACATGA
- a CDS encoding Sapep family Mn(2+)-dependent dipeptidase yields MRLPSAAAFLCLVPSLALAGQPDARCQGSPKARAARFSAKAMKDASPQERHAAYVQACALDEVVELTQQLVRFKTVSSEVHASKSPEVAAMGRFLQKWAKAHGMAYRAVGANDVFELSWGSGAPSLGLVFHGDVVPAPAHEWKRPPFEPYVQDGRLFGRGVEDDKGPLASALVALDYARQLGLKPQGRVLVIVGNGEESDWNGMGRYAASEPKPTHVISVDSAYPVVAAQSGFVAWNLVAPVGEAVKSPGATLRAVDVKGGEFLTQVPGAATLKLVPAEGRSLAQALTEVRAAIDAEQKARASLNAEVKEDAQQLVLTVHGKAVHASIADEGHNALWDLSAVAARLPLEDNGITAMLRVLVQRFDGDHFGKKLGVAYSDDGLMGPLISAPTVLRVADGQVSLGVNMRRPQGQDAATFNAALDKAAALVGQDSGGRLKEASGRYVGDAHVADTSGTLVTTLMDIYKRHKNAPDAKPTSVRGGTYARLFPKAVDFGPGFPGEEYTGHAPDESISLESLHAGTQMLAEAIHTLVLSPAPVGSPVK; encoded by the coding sequence ATGCGCCTCCCCTCCGCCGCCGCCTTCCTGTGTCTCGTCCCCTCCCTCGCGCTCGCCGGGCAGCCAGATGCCCGCTGCCAGGGCTCTCCCAAGGCCCGCGCCGCGCGCTTCTCGGCGAAAGCGATGAAGGACGCCTCCCCCCAAGAGCGACATGCCGCGTACGTCCAGGCCTGCGCGCTCGACGAGGTCGTGGAGCTGACCCAGCAGCTCGTGCGCTTCAAGACGGTCAGCAGCGAGGTGCACGCCTCCAAGAGCCCGGAGGTCGCCGCCATGGGCCGCTTCCTCCAGAAGTGGGCCAAGGCCCATGGCATGGCGTACCGCGCCGTGGGCGCCAATGACGTGTTCGAGCTGTCCTGGGGCTCGGGTGCGCCCTCCTTGGGCCTCGTGTTCCACGGCGACGTGGTGCCCGCGCCCGCGCACGAGTGGAAGCGCCCGCCCTTCGAGCCCTACGTCCAGGACGGCCGCCTCTTCGGCCGGGGTGTCGAGGACGACAAGGGGCCGCTCGCGTCGGCGCTGGTGGCGCTCGACTACGCGCGTCAACTGGGCCTGAAGCCCCAGGGCCGCGTGCTGGTCATCGTGGGCAACGGCGAGGAGAGCGACTGGAACGGCATGGGGAGGTACGCGGCCTCCGAGCCCAAGCCCACGCACGTCATCTCCGTGGACTCCGCCTACCCGGTGGTGGCCGCGCAGTCCGGCTTCGTCGCGTGGAACCTGGTGGCCCCCGTGGGGGAGGCGGTGAAGTCCCCGGGCGCCACCCTGCGCGCGGTCGACGTGAAGGGCGGCGAGTTCCTCACACAGGTGCCCGGCGCCGCGACGCTGAAGCTGGTGCCCGCGGAGGGCCGCTCGCTCGCGCAGGCGCTGACGGAGGTGCGAGCCGCCATCGACGCCGAGCAGAAGGCCCGCGCTTCGCTCAATGCCGAGGTGAAGGAGGACGCCCAGCAACTGGTGCTCACCGTGCATGGCAAGGCGGTGCACGCCTCCATCGCCGACGAGGGACACAACGCGCTGTGGGACTTGTCCGCGGTGGCGGCGCGCCTGCCGCTCGAGGACAACGGCATCACCGCCATGCTGCGCGTCCTGGTGCAGCGCTTCGACGGGGACCACTTCGGCAAGAAGCTGGGCGTGGCGTACTCGGATGACGGGTTGATGGGGCCGTTGATTTCCGCGCCCACCGTGCTGCGCGTGGCCGACGGCCAGGTGAGCCTGGGCGTCAACATGCGCCGTCCTCAGGGCCAGGATGCCGCGACGTTCAACGCCGCGCTCGACAAGGCCGCCGCGCTGGTGGGGCAGGACTCCGGTGGTCGCTTGAAGGAGGCCAGCGGGCGCTACGTGGGGGATGCGCATGTGGCGGACACGTCCGGCACGCTCGTCACCACGCTGATGGACATCTACAAGCGCCACAAGAACGCCCCGGACGCGAAGCCCACGTCCGTGCGCGGCGGCACCTATGCGCGGCTGTTCCCCAAGGCCGTCGACTTCGGTCCCGGCTTCCCCGGCGAGGAGTACACGGGCCACGCGCCCGATGAGTCCATCTCGTTGGAGAGCCTGCACGCCGGAACACAGATGCTCGCGGAGGCCATCCACACGCTGGTGCTGTCGCCCGCGCCCGTGGGCTCACCCGTGAAGTGA
- a CDS encoding DUF2892 domain-containing protein, with protein MASRTGRWLRIVTGSCMVLGGLRAGSSRGTAVALLGLGPVVTGLLDVVPLGPLFGFSLRGEDIRRELGLPREASLLNGHHRRPQSVTLH; from the coding sequence ATGGCATCGCGAACGGGACGGTGGCTGCGAATCGTGACGGGCTCCTGCATGGTGTTGGGCGGGTTGCGCGCGGGGTCGTCTCGAGGCACCGCCGTGGCCCTGCTGGGCCTGGGCCCCGTGGTGACAGGCCTCCTGGACGTGGTGCCGCTGGGGCCGCTGTTCGGCTTCTCCCTGCGTGGCGAGGACATCCGCCGCGAGCTGGGACTTCCTCGCGAGGCATCGCTGCTCAACGGGCATCACCGACGCCCCCAGTCGGTGACCTTGCACTGA
- the msrA gene encoding peptide-methionine (S)-S-oxide reductase MsrA yields MFFDSTKKLRMPTSAEALPGRAEEMPVPPRHEVLGTPLKGPLPEGHEAAIFGLGCFWGAERKFWKTPGVYSTSVGYAAGLTPNPTYREVCSGLTGHNEVVRVVFDPKKVSYEQLLRVFWENHDPTQGMRQGNDAGTQYRSGIYFTTEAQQRAAEASRVAYQKALSAKGLGTITTEILPAPTYYFAEDYHQQYLEKNPDGYCGLGGTGVSCPIGVGVSA; encoded by the coding sequence ATGTTCTTCGACTCCACCAAGAAGCTGAGGATGCCGACGTCCGCGGAGGCGCTGCCTGGCCGCGCGGAGGAGATGCCTGTTCCCCCCCGGCACGAGGTGCTGGGCACGCCCCTGAAGGGCCCCCTCCCGGAAGGCCATGAGGCCGCCATCTTCGGGCTGGGGTGCTTCTGGGGCGCGGAGCGGAAGTTCTGGAAGACGCCGGGCGTGTACAGCACGTCGGTGGGCTACGCGGCGGGCCTGACGCCCAACCCCACCTACCGCGAGGTGTGCAGCGGGCTCACCGGCCACAACGAGGTGGTGCGCGTCGTGTTCGACCCGAAGAAGGTCAGCTACGAGCAGCTCCTGCGCGTGTTCTGGGAGAACCACGACCCGACGCAGGGCATGCGGCAGGGGAACGACGCGGGCACGCAGTACCGCTCCGGCATCTACTTCACGACCGAGGCCCAGCAACGCGCCGCCGAGGCCAGCCGGGTCGCCTACCAGAAGGCGCTCTCCGCGAAGGGCCTGGGCACCATCACCACCGAAATCCTCCCCGCGCCCACGTACTACTTCGCGGAGGACTACCATCAGCAGTACCTGGAGAAGAACCCCGACGGGTACTGCGGACTGGGCGGCACGGGCGTGAGCTGCCCCATCGGGGTCGGCGTCAGCGCGTGA
- a CDS encoding ATP-binding protein, which produces MQEPEPRPGQGESQRETPLRASDFLRSHHEVLLEDWEHAMHAHHVGEVPKHSWLLNHMPGLLIALADALDLGGQGPDVSLVDEHAVTRLGQGFDVGEVAAEFALLRKCILLRLEDLPRPLARGELVRMEDFLDQTLVRTVRRFAEERQRSLHALDRMAQATLDNPPVDTFLMRLLTVMVESALEVDAAGVLLVEGDRLVLRASVGLGAETPRGGSMALGEGFVGEVAATREPVMLRAGALDSHGALPVSREQGLRALYGVPLVEGTRLLGVAYLASRSTFGFSDANLLLFRTMCQRGAAYILQAWLQDLEREARVEAQRSLALLDALLEAAPLGMAFLDRDLRYLRINQTLAELNGIPVDSHVGRSLREVLPPPVADLLEPRLRRVLETGEPLQSFEFATPSELKSRLGKRMWQATFYPVRGPREAEMLGLGCVLVDVTDHKLAEAALQRALDFREQLLAILGHDLRNPLNAISASAFQLSRAEELEAAERRAVERIRKSAGRMGRMITDILDFARSKLGEGIPVTPQPMNMADVCQATLEELQVAHPMNVLMFETSGDTSGDWDPDRVAQVLGNLVANALQHGDDNSLIRTTVRGEARDVLLEVHNRGEPIAPQLLPRIFDPFKTPEAVSAKASSPQKQQRSLGLGLYIVHQIARAHGGRVEVRSTKEEGTTFRVYWPRARAPAQPSLHG; this is translated from the coding sequence ATGCAGGAGCCGGAGCCACGCCCCGGGCAGGGCGAGTCCCAGCGGGAAACACCGCTCAGGGCCTCGGACTTCCTGCGTTCGCATCACGAGGTGCTCCTGGAGGACTGGGAGCACGCGATGCACGCGCACCACGTCGGCGAGGTGCCCAAGCACTCGTGGCTGCTGAACCACATGCCCGGCCTGCTCATCGCGCTGGCGGATGCGCTGGACCTGGGAGGACAAGGCCCCGACGTCTCGCTGGTGGATGAGCACGCGGTGACGCGGCTGGGCCAGGGCTTCGACGTGGGCGAGGTGGCGGCCGAGTTCGCGCTCCTGCGCAAGTGCATCCTCCTGCGCCTGGAGGACCTGCCCCGCCCGCTCGCGCGGGGCGAGCTGGTGCGGATGGAGGACTTCCTGGACCAGACGTTGGTGCGCACGGTGCGGCGCTTCGCGGAGGAGCGGCAGCGCAGCCTCCACGCCCTGGACCGCATGGCCCAGGCCACGCTGGACAACCCACCCGTGGACACCTTCCTCATGCGGCTGCTCACAGTGATGGTGGAGTCCGCCCTCGAGGTGGACGCCGCCGGCGTGCTGCTGGTGGAGGGGGACCGGCTGGTGCTCCGCGCCTCGGTGGGCTTGGGCGCCGAGACACCCCGGGGCGGCTCGATGGCGCTGGGCGAGGGCTTTGTCGGCGAGGTGGCCGCGACGCGCGAGCCGGTGATGTTGCGCGCGGGCGCGCTGGACTCGCACGGCGCCTTGCCCGTGTCACGGGAGCAGGGGCTGCGCGCGCTCTACGGCGTGCCCCTGGTCGAGGGGACGCGCCTGCTGGGCGTGGCCTATCTGGCGTCGCGCAGCACGTTCGGGTTCTCCGACGCGAACCTGCTGCTGTTTCGCACCATGTGTCAGCGCGGGGCCGCGTACATCCTCCAGGCCTGGTTGCAGGACCTGGAGCGGGAGGCGCGGGTGGAGGCGCAGCGCTCGCTCGCGCTGCTCGACGCGCTGCTGGAGGCCGCGCCGCTGGGCATGGCCTTCCTGGACCGGGACCTGCGCTACCTGCGCATCAACCAGACGCTGGCGGAGCTCAATGGCATCCCCGTGGACTCCCACGTGGGACGCTCCCTCCGGGAGGTGTTGCCGCCGCCGGTGGCGGACTTGCTGGAGCCTCGACTCCGGCGGGTGCTGGAGACGGGCGAGCCCCTGCAGTCCTTCGAGTTCGCCACGCCATCCGAGCTGAAGTCCCGACTGGGGAAGCGGATGTGGCAGGCCACGTTCTATCCCGTGCGAGGGCCTCGCGAGGCGGAGATGCTGGGCCTGGGGTGCGTGCTGGTGGACGTCACCGACCACAAGCTGGCGGAGGCCGCGCTCCAGCGCGCGTTGGACTTCCGGGAGCAGTTGCTCGCCATCCTGGGTCATGACCTGCGCAACCCGCTCAATGCCATCAGCGCGTCGGCCTTCCAGCTCTCGCGCGCGGAGGAGTTGGAGGCCGCGGAGCGCCGCGCGGTGGAGCGCATCCGCAAGTCCGCGGGGCGGATGGGCCGGATGATTACAGACATCCTCGACTTCGCGCGCAGCAAGCTGGGCGAGGGCATCCCCGTCACCCCCCAGCCGATGAACATGGCGGACGTGTGTCAGGCCACGCTGGAGGAGCTGCAGGTGGCCCACCCGATGAATGTGCTCATGTTCGAGACGTCCGGAGACACCTCCGGAGACTGGGACCCGGACCGCGTGGCGCAGGTGCTGGGAAACCTGGTGGCCAACGCGCTCCAGCACGGCGACGACAACTCCCTCATCCGCACCACGGTGCGCGGCGAGGCGCGCGACGTGTTGCTGGAGGTCCACAACCGGGGCGAGCCCATCGCGCCCCAGCTCCTGCCGCGCATCTTCGACCCGTTCAAGACGCCCGAGGCCGTGTCCGCGAAGGCCTCCTCTCCCCAGAAGCAGCAGCGCAGCCTGGGGTTGGGTCTCTACATCGTCCACCAGATTGCCCGCGCGCACGGAGGCCGCGTGGAGGTGCGCTCCACGAAGGAGGAGGGCACCACGTTCCGCGTATACTGGCCTCGCGCCCGAGCCCCCGCGCAGCCGTCACTTCACGGGTGA